In the genome of Candidatus Bathyarchaeota archaeon, the window AAGGCTCTAAGATATCTGTTTCAAAGAGTAATAGATCCTTTGGGCTACAAATTTAGTCCGGATCAGGAGATAGTTGATTTCCTGCTTGAACAAGAGGTATCCTTGGAGCAGAAACATGGAATTCCATTCTGCCCTTGTCAGGGCCTAGCAAATAATCGAGAACAAGATATGAAGATAGTATGCCCTTGCATTCCGTATCACAGAGAACATTTTGATGCTATGAAACGATGTTGGTGCGGATTATACGTACACAAGGACGTTACTGATCCTGATAAACTTAGACAAATTCCTGCTAGTGAGTTCGAAAGTGGTTAAAATGTTCACTGAAGTAGCGAAAGTTAGCGAAATATTCCCTGGTGGAATGAAAGCTGTTGCTTCAAATGGGAAAGAAATTTTGCTATGCAATTTTGAGGGCAAGATATATGCTGTGGAGAAAAGATGCGGTCATATGAACGCCCCATTAAATCTCGGCACCCTTGAAGGATATATTATAACTTGCCCAATGCATCATGTTCAGTTTGACATGAATACAGGTGAAGCATTAAGCCTTCCCATCCCTCATTATTTCGGAAAAGAACCGATGCCTGATAAAGTTGATGAGTTTTTCAAATATAGAGGAGAGCTGAGCAAGCACATTAAAGTTCGAAATCTTAAGACATACCCTGTCAAAATAGATGGAGACACTATAAAGATAGATACTAAGACTTGTTAACTAAAAATCAAGTTCGCTCATTTAGGAATTTTAAAATTTTTTCATGTATTAAATTGCGTATTCTTCTAAAATTCTCTTTTGATGTCATGTAAGGATCCTTGATATCCCAGACAATTATTTTTTCTTTATTGTTGGATGGTAGGTTCATAAAATCATTCTCAATAGAGCCATCCAGCAAAATAACCTTATCAGCCCAATTCAGCAAGTCTTGAGTGACTCCTTTTGGCTTATGATTGGTAATATTGATTCCTAATTCACGCATGATCTCTACAGAACCATCTATAACATGCGTATATGGTTTTACTCCAGCACTTTTTGCTTCATCATGATTATTGTTCTTTTTTGATTCAAAATTGAATAATCCTTCAGCCATTGGACTTCTGCAAGCGTTGCCTATACAAACAAATAATACTTTCAATATTTCTCACTGATAGAGAAGTTGCTCTTGACTTAATCGTGGGTTATTTGAATTTGAAAGGGACTTTTTGGTATTTATTTTCACAAGGATTTCCTTCAGTACAATAAAAAGTACCTTCATTTAAATCCATGATCATCGAGAAAATGGTCTCAAATCTATATTCGGCTTTTGAAGTCTTGTCCAAATGTCTACATAAGGAGAATGGATAGTCAAAATGATCGCTTGCTGCTTTTCTAATATCTTCATAATCAATCTGGCCCGATTTTGGCTTTAGTAACCTCTTCAATCTATGCCATCTTGTAATAGAATCAGGGAAGGAAATCTTTCCCAAGTCTTTAATGTTGCATCTTTGAGTCAGAAAGTTGTTTGAATGCGTTAGAATTCCCTGGTCAGGATATAAGAAATAGACATCGTCAGGAGTAATCTCTAAATCCAAGACCTCTCCTCCTGAATGAGCTATCATAAAATTGATTGAGGCAGACCTCTCTGCTTTTAAAACAGCTAATATTGCATCTCTCAATCTTTCCGAATTCATTATCTTACGAGAAATCACAGTTATCAAAGGAATGGCGGGCTCAATTTTATCTTCATTTGAGATTAATGCATTTATACACAATCCTAAACCTGCAGAATTAAGACCTTTGTGTCCCACTGTTCCAGCTTCTAGATGCATAAGTATATCCGGTCCATCCTCTCTTTCGACCATTAAGAATACACATGAATCCTTTAAACCATGCATGAAATCCCAATTCTGGCCCAACAAAACATGCCCAGATTTAGTAACCTCAGGGGTGAAGCCATAAGAAGTACAGCCTTCCAAATATTTCTTAGCTATTGAAGTGATCGCAAGCTCATATCTGGCATTCAATACGAATATGTCTTCGATCTTTCTACCAGCACCCTCAGCAATTCCTTCCATTTCTCTAAAGATCTCTGCATCATATTCTTCTGTTTTTGAAATTGAACTCTCTATTTTACCAATAGCTTCCTTCCAATTTAGGCCTAGGAATTCGGCACAGTAATTTCCGTAATATTCGATATTATGGTCTATGGATTTCTTGGCTTCTGAACCATATTTCAATCCACGATCATATGCATCTCCTTTGACCTTGATCAATGGCGTCCCTAACATGATAATAACCTTCCTAAAATTGATTAACGGGAGCTTTATAAAGATGCTACAGGATATGAATAGATCAGATCTAGGAGTGAACCAATAGATGAGTAGTACTCGAAGCCGTAGAGAGAAGAAAAGGCGTAGAGAAGCCCCTATGCCAGCTGCTAGTGCTGGATTATTGCGCTTCTTTGAAGAGGAAACCGCTGGGATTAAAATCAGACCAGAGGTAGTACTATTTGTAGGCATATCTATAATTGCTATCAGTATATTTGCTCATTTTTCTTTAGGATAGGAAATCCTCTAATCTTTTCAAAGGCAATGCAGGGATAGGTTTAGCACTTATTCCAAGCTTTTTATTCAAATAATTAGTAAATCCGGTTTTAAACCCTGTATAGACATACACGGTTCTAGCCCTTGTTCTATTAACAAATTGAATCAGTTGTTTGAAGTCAGCATGAGCGCTCAAAGGAAAACCAATCATAGAGTTAAAATACTCCTTAATTACCCATCCTGTGGCAACAGCCTCAGCTTGGTTGTCGAAATTCTTTGAATTTTTTGAGGGTAAAGTCACATAAATACATGAGTG includes:
- a CDS encoding ferredoxin:thioredoxin reductase, which produces MNVESRKKALRYLFQRVIDPLGYKFSPDQEIVDFLLEQEVSLEQKHGIPFCPCQGLANNREQDMKIVCPCIPYHREHFDAMKRCWCGLYVHKDVTDPDKLRQIPASEFESG
- a CDS encoding Rieske 2Fe-2S domain-containing protein, producing the protein MFTEVAKVSEIFPGGMKAVASNGKEILLCNFEGKIYAVEKRCGHMNAPLNLGTLEGYIITCPMHHVQFDMNTGEALSLPIPHYFGKEPMPDKVDEFFKYRGELSKHIKVRNLKTYPVKIDGDTIKIDTKTC
- a CDS encoding low molecular weight phosphatase family protein; protein product: MKVLFVCIGNACRSPMAEGLFNFESKKNNNHDEAKSAGVKPYTHVIDGSVEIMRELGINITNHKPKGVTQDLLNWADKVILLDGSIENDFMNLPSNNKEKIIVWDIKDPYMTSKENFRRIRNLIHEKILKFLNERT
- a CDS encoding C45 family peptidase, translated to MLGTPLIKVKGDAYDRGLKYGSEAKKSIDHNIEYYGNYCAEFLGLNWKEAIGKIESSISKTEEYDAEIFREMEGIAEGAGRKIEDIFVLNARYELAITSIAKKYLEGCTSYGFTPEVTKSGHVLLGQNWDFMHGLKDSCVFLMVEREDGPDILMHLEAGTVGHKGLNSAGLGLCINALISNEDKIEPAIPLITVISRKIMNSERLRDAILAVLKAERSASINFMIAHSGGEVLDLEITPDDVYFLYPDQGILTHSNNFLTQRCNIKDLGKISFPDSITRWHRLKRLLKPKSGQIDYEDIRKAASDHFDYPFSLCRHLDKTSKAEYRFETIFSMIMDLNEGTFYCTEGNPCENKYQKVPFKFK
- a CDS encoding preprotein translocase subunit Sec61beta, with the translated sequence MSSTRSRREKKRRREAPMPAASAGLLRFFEEETAGIKIRPEVVLFVGISIIAISIFAHFSLG